Proteins found in one Lutimonas zeaxanthinifaciens genomic segment:
- a CDS encoding TetR/AcrR family transcriptional regulator, with the protein MPWLISGLKLLAEGGNNRMNIDVLSERVGKAKTSFYHHFGSKKEFLYRLAQYWGKYYTKDYFDELAPIREPKKRLKKLLKKAYSGRDIDSVSFYFKELALKDPDLDTLVNYIESYRLKYVYQTLLDLGINEDQAIIKSKGFMYLFFGWSVLNPVQRLDNKSDFKDLERLIDYFIFSKI; encoded by the coding sequence ATGCCATGGTTAATCAGTGGCCTTAAGCTTCTCGCCGAGGGAGGAAACAATCGCATGAATATCGATGTTTTAAGCGAACGTGTAGGAAAGGCAAAAACCAGTTTTTATCACCATTTCGGATCTAAAAAAGAGTTCCTCTACAGGCTGGCCCAATATTGGGGAAAATACTACACCAAAGATTATTTTGATGAATTGGCTCCTATTAGAGAGCCGAAAAAGAGATTAAAGAAATTGTTAAAAAAAGCCTATTCAGGCAGGGATATAGACTCCGTTTCTTTCTATTTTAAAGAGCTGGCATTAAAAGACCCTGATTTGGACACATTAGTGAACTATATTGAATCATACAGGCTAAAATATGTTTATCAAACACTCTTAGATTTAGGAATTAATGAAGATCAGGCCATTATAAAATCCAAAGGATTTATGTATCTCTTCTTTGGATGGTCGGTATTGAATCCGGTTCAAAGGCTGGATAACAAATCCGATTTTAAGGACCTTGAAAGACTTATAGACTACTTCATTTTTTCAAAAATTTAA
- a CDS encoding sulfatase family protein, translated as MEKTRPNILFIMSDDHAYQAISAYGSNLIQTPNIDRIAQEGLLFTNACVSNSICAPSRATILTGKHTHLNGKIDNRMPFDTTQVTFPQLFQKAGYQTAMFGKLHFGNNPKGVDDFMILPGQGHYINPRFLKSDGDTVITGYVTDIITDLTLDWLDNKRDKEKPFMMMYLHKAPHRPWWPSPEKFAEFSKKKFPEPSTLFDDYSNRGTAAKTAEMNLYSHMMYGHDSKIRPETLLEMANVLPEVKEFPNGFYGPYNRANEAQKRLYDPVLDSINQDFKKNWPGMSDEEKMQWKYQRYMQDYLGTISSVDDNVGRVLDYLKESGLEENTIVVYTSDQGFYLGEHGWFDKRFIYDESFKTPLLIRWPNEIQPGTKNKEMVQNLDFAQTFLDAAGIQAPSDMQGESLMPLLKGQDSLWTREAVYYHYYEYPAVHMVKRHYGIVTKEYKLVHFYHDVDEWELYDRLKDPQELENVYNDPDYKDVVTELHKKLTELRIKYKDSELLDKKYIEMYE; from the coding sequence ATGGAGAAAACGAGGCCGAATATTCTGTTCATTATGTCAGATGATCATGCTTATCAGGCTATAAGCGCTTATGGGAGCAATTTAATTCAAACTCCAAATATTGACAGAATTGCCCAAGAAGGGCTTTTGTTTACAAATGCCTGCGTAAGTAATTCCATCTGCGCACCCTCCCGAGCAACTATTTTAACCGGAAAGCATACGCATCTAAATGGGAAAATTGATAACAGAATGCCTTTTGATACAACCCAGGTTACGTTTCCTCAATTGTTTCAAAAAGCAGGTTATCAAACTGCGATGTTCGGAAAATTGCATTTTGGGAATAACCCAAAAGGAGTGGATGACTTTATGATATTACCTGGACAGGGTCATTATATAAATCCAAGATTCCTGAAGTCTGATGGAGACACTGTGATCACCGGTTATGTTACAGATATCATAACCGACCTGACGCTCGACTGGCTCGACAATAAAAGAGATAAGGAGAAGCCCTTTATGATGATGTATCTGCACAAGGCTCCCCACAGACCCTGGTGGCCAAGCCCTGAGAAATTTGCCGAATTCAGTAAAAAGAAATTTCCGGAGCCTTCAACCTTGTTTGATGATTATTCCAACAGGGGGACGGCAGCTAAAACGGCGGAAATGAATTTGTACAGCCATATGATGTATGGTCATGACAGCAAAATACGTCCGGAAACCCTGTTGGAAATGGCTAATGTTTTACCTGAGGTAAAGGAGTTCCCAAATGGTTTTTACGGACCTTATAACCGGGCCAATGAAGCACAAAAGAGACTATATGACCCCGTTCTTGATTCCATTAATCAGGACTTTAAAAAAAACTGGCCGGGAATGTCTGATGAGGAAAAGATGCAATGGAAATACCAGCGCTATATGCAGGATTATCTTGGGACCATTTCTTCCGTTGACGATAATGTGGGAAGGGTGCTTGACTATCTGAAGGAGTCTGGTTTGGAAGAGAATACAATCGTTGTATATACCTCTGATCAGGGTTTTTATCTGGGAGAACACGGCTGGTTTGATAAACGTTTTATTTACGATGAATCTTTTAAAACGCCTTTGCTGATAAGATGGCCCAATGAGATACAACCGGGTACAAAAAACAAAGAAATGGTTCAAAATCTTGATTTTGCCCAAACTTTTTTGGATGCAGCCGGAATTCAGGCGCCTTCAGATATGCAGGGAGAAAGTTTGATGCCTCTCCTCAAAGGCCAAGATTCTCTTTGGACCCGGGAAGCTGTTTATTATCATTATTATGAATATCCCGCAGTTCATATGGTTAAGAGACATTATGGTATCGTGACCAAGGAATATAAACTGGTTCATTTTTATCACGATGTTGACGAGTGGGAATTGTATGACCGTTTAAAAGACCCGCAGGAACTGGAAAATGTCTATAATGACCCGGACTATAAAGATGTGGTTACTGAATTACATAAAAAATTAACCGAACTTAGAATAAAATATAAGGATTCAGAATTATTGGATAAAAAGTATATTGAGATGTACGAATGA
- a CDS encoding DUF4890 domain-containing protein, with amino-acid sequence MKNLIIALLLGTSIMAYGQKEGKPRQQMQDFTPEQRAVLKTKKMTLHLDLSQNQQDQLLALNKKWAKEREAKKAELKSLNREEMTSDQKFKQMNEMLDTQIAHQKEMKKLLNEKQYDVWKKSMGKKSQKLKERKEHYAKRQRLHQK; translated from the coding sequence ATGAAAAATCTAATTATAGCTTTACTTTTAGGAACATCAATAATGGCCTATGGTCAAAAAGAAGGAAAACCAAGACAACAAATGCAGGATTTCACTCCCGAGCAACGGGCTGTTCTGAAAACAAAGAAAATGACCCTTCATCTGGATCTGAGTCAAAATCAGCAGGATCAATTACTGGCTCTTAATAAAAAATGGGCTAAGGAAAGAGAGGCGAAAAAAGCCGAATTGAAATCCTTAAACAGAGAGGAAATGACTTCAGATCAGAAATTCAAACAAATGAACGAAATGCTTGATACCCAAATTGCTCATCAAAAGGAAATGAAAAAGTTATTAAATGAAAAGCAATATGATGTCTGGAAAAAATCAATGGGTAAAAAAAGTCAGAAACTAAAGGAAAGAAAAGAACATTATGCCAAAAGGCAAAGACTCCATCAAAAATAA
- a CDS encoding glucosaminidase domain-containing protein, translated as MRCIRLFSLLFLNALIFSSCGSNKSSAEKSRKKEVDIRQVYLNHESDAIFESFESQNKGKLNDFTIAYIGTYKNIAIDKMERYKIPASITLAQGILESGNGLSTLAKKSNNHFGIKCHSGWKGKRVYHDDDKKNECFRKYPTAEGSFNDHSKFLTSRGRYEFLFDLKPDDYKAWAKGLKKAGYATDRKYPKKLISFIENFELYKYDELVLDEKAYRKYVKNEDPDWNKDRDRVRVKETTESYASVENTIDDNDVFITVVKGDTLYSIARNNNLSVEELKKMNGLDTNEISIGMKLLVTK; from the coding sequence ATGAGGTGTATCAGATTATTCAGTTTGCTTTTTTTGAATGCGTTGATCTTCAGTTCTTGCGGAAGTAATAAATCGTCCGCAGAAAAATCCAGAAAGAAAGAGGTCGATATTCGGCAAGTCTATTTAAATCACGAAAGCGATGCTATTTTTGAATCTTTCGAGAGCCAAAATAAAGGAAAGCTAAACGATTTCACGATTGCCTACATTGGAACTTACAAGAATATCGCCATAGACAAAATGGAACGCTATAAGATTCCGGCGAGTATTACTCTTGCTCAGGGTATTCTCGAATCAGGAAACGGGCTGAGTACACTGGCGAAAAAATCCAATAATCATTTTGGAATCAAATGCCACTCGGGGTGGAAGGGAAAGCGCGTTTATCATGACGATGATAAAAAGAACGAGTGTTTTAGAAAATACCCTACTGCAGAAGGCTCCTTTAATGATCATTCAAAATTCCTTACTTCAAGAGGGCGTTACGAATTTTTATTCGATTTGAAGCCCGATGATTATAAGGCCTGGGCCAAAGGGTTAAAAAAAGCAGGATATGCAACAGATAGAAAATATCCTAAGAAGCTGATATCCTTTATTGAAAACTTCGAATTGTATAAATACGATGAATTGGTTTTAGATGAGAAAGCTTATCGCAAATACGTAAAAAATGAGGATCCTGACTGGAACAAAGACAGGGATAGGGTAAGGGTAAAGGAGACAACTGAAAGTTATGCAAGCGTAGAAAATACAATTGATGATAATGATGTCTTTATAACGGTTGTAAAAGGAGATACACTTTATTCGATTGCAAGAAATAATAACCTATCTGTAGAGGAATTGAAAAAGATGAACGGTTTGGATACCAATGAAATAAGTATCGGTATGAAATTACTGGTAACCAAATAA
- a CDS encoding 1-aminocyclopropane-1-carboxylate deaminase/D-cysteine desulfhydrase — MKEISYNQSIKSKDLEGRGLSLSVKREDLLHPHISGNKFRKLKYNLEEARKKGSTTLLTFGGAYSNHISALSYAGKLNGFKTLGIIRGDELAHDPEKVFTENPTLRFARSNGMEFKFVSRAAYREKENPEFIESLISEFGDFYMVPEGGTNRLAVKGCEEILSKDDASYDYICVSVGTGGTISGLINSAKTCQKVLGFQSLKGDFLEDSIRKNISGGKQWNLIKEYHFGGYAKINEKLISFINDFYQQTTIPLDPVYTGKMMFGIMDLVKKDLFKSNSSILAVHTGGIQGVEGMNQRLLKRNLPLIKI, encoded by the coding sequence ATGAAAGAGATTAGTTATAATCAAAGCATTAAATCGAAGGATTTAGAGGGCAGAGGACTTAGTTTGTCTGTCAAGAGAGAAGATCTGTTACATCCTCATATTTCGGGAAATAAGTTCAGAAAATTAAAATATAATTTAGAGGAAGCCAGGAAAAAGGGATCTACCACACTTTTAACCTTTGGCGGTGCATACTCCAATCATATCAGTGCCTTATCTTACGCAGGAAAGTTAAACGGTTTTAAGACCCTGGGTATCATTCGTGGAGATGAATTAGCGCATGATCCTGAAAAGGTTTTTACCGAAAATCCTACCTTGAGATTTGCGCGTTCCAATGGGATGGAATTCAAGTTTGTAAGCCGAGCTGCTTACAGAGAGAAAGAGAATCCGGAATTTATCGAATCGTTGATTTCGGAGTTTGGGGACTTTTATATGGTTCCGGAAGGAGGGACGAACAGGCTGGCTGTCAAAGGATGCGAGGAGATATTATCAAAAGATGATGCATCCTATGATTATATTTGTGTCTCTGTGGGCACCGGTGGTACCATTTCGGGCCTTATCAATAGCGCAAAGACATGTCAAAAGGTATTAGGGTTTCAGAGCTTAAAAGGAGATTTTTTAGAGGATTCGATAAGGAAAAATATAAGCGGTGGAAAGCAGTGGAATCTAATAAAAGAGTATCATTTTGGAGGATATGCCAAAATCAATGAAAAATTGATTAGTTTTATCAACGATTTTTATCAACAAACTACCATTCCTTTAGATCCTGTTTATACGGGCAAGATGATGTTCGGTATCATGGATCTGGTTAAAAAAGATTTATTTAAAAGTAACAGTTCAATACTGGCTGTTCATACAGGAGGTATACAAGGGGTTGAAGGTATGAATCAGCGTTTATTGAAAAGAAATTTACCATTGATCAAAATATGA
- a CDS encoding DUF5522 domain-containing protein, with the protein MQFNNNKLEPEDFYYSKEGYKVFTAAYHLKRGYCCKNNCRHCPYGFDPKKA; encoded by the coding sequence ATGCAATTTAACAATAATAAGTTAGAACCCGAAGACTTCTACTACAGTAAGGAAGGGTACAAAGTTTTTACAGCTGCTTATCATCTAAAAAGAGGCTATTGCTGTAAAAACAACTGCAGACATTGCCCTTACGGATTTGATCCGAAAAAAGCTTAA
- a CDS encoding DUF4136 domain-containing protein yields the protein MKRFYFLATFFLLLVSLACSSVTVYSDYDRSTNFNQYKTYAFYKKGIDKVEISDLDKKRILRALERELRAKGMTPSSNPDILVNIFTKSREKIDIYNNNYYGWYPWYYGYGFYGPGYGFGYTNVSSSTEGTLFIDLIDARKKELAWQGIGVGILSYYKNVEKKEARINEFVTNIMMQYPPAPVVAAN from the coding sequence ATGAAGAGATTTTACTTTCTTGCTACCTTTTTTTTATTACTCGTATCACTGGCCTGTTCCTCGGTAACAGTATATTCTGATTATGACCGGTCCACAAACTTTAACCAATATAAAACCTACGCTTTCTACAAAAAAGGTATTGACAAGGTGGAAATTTCAGACCTGGACAAAAAAAGAATACTACGGGCCCTTGAAAGAGAACTTCGGGCAAAAGGCATGACCCCTTCTTCAAACCCGGATATTCTTGTCAATATTTTTACCAAATCCAGAGAAAAAATAGACATTTATAACAATAACTATTATGGATGGTACCCATGGTATTATGGTTATGGTTTCTACGGACCCGGATACGGGTTTGGTTATACAAATGTTTCAAGCTCTACAGAAGGGACCTTGTTTATCGATTTGATCGATGCCAGAAAAAAAGAACTGGCCTGGCAGGGAATCGGGGTAGGAATCCTCTCCTATTACAAAAATGTTGAGAAAAAAGAAGCCCGCATCAATGAATTTGTAACAAATATAATGATGCAATATCCCCCGGCCCCCGTTGTGGCTGCTAATTGA
- a CDS encoding ABC-F family ATP-binding cassette domain-containing protein: MLNAHDITVSFSGEELFSGITFKLNAGDRIGLVGKNGAGKSTLLKIVAGEQEYDRGSMAFDKDISLGFLKQDIDFEEGRTVIEEAYQAFKEIKSIERKLEDVNKQLAERTDYDSEFYHNLMHDLDELSHRYELIGGYNYQGETEKILAGLGFKQEDLHKMTDTFSGGWRMRIELAKLLLQHHDILLLDEPTNHLDIESIIWFENFLKGFGGAIMMVSHDKMFLDNVTNRTIEISLGQIYDYKKPYSQYLLLRSEIKEKQLQAQKNQEREIKHTEQLIEKFRAKANKASMAQSLIKKLNRVERIEVDVEDNAVMNVRFPMSVTPGKVVVEAYDVAKNYGDNQVLQDVNMLLERGSKIAFVGQNGQGKSTLAKIMVGEIDFDGELKLGHNVQIGYFAQNQSEYLDGELTVLETMENEANDGNRVKVRDMLGSFLFRGDEVEKKVKVLSGGERNRLALCKMLLHPFNVLIMDEPTNHLDIASKNVLKNALKQFEGTLILVSHDRDFLQDLASTVFSFRDGGIKEYLGDINYFLEQHELEDMRAVEMKTKKEKSEEASTGGKQDHELQKKKKKLQNKLGKIEKEISDLEKKIIDDDAEISENFDLLQENPDFFASYQEKKAKVENLMNLWEETQEQIDAL; the protein is encoded by the coding sequence ATGCTGAATGCCCACGATATTACTGTTTCTTTCTCAGGAGAAGAACTATTTTCAGGAATCACTTTTAAATTGAACGCCGGGGATAGAATTGGACTTGTCGGTAAGAACGGAGCCGGAAAATCAACTTTGTTGAAAATTGTTGCAGGAGAGCAGGAATACGATCGTGGATCAATGGCTTTTGATAAAGACATCAGCCTTGGCTTCTTGAAGCAGGATATCGATTTTGAAGAAGGGCGAACGGTTATTGAGGAGGCCTACCAGGCTTTTAAAGAGATAAAGAGCATAGAAAGGAAGCTCGAAGATGTTAATAAACAGCTGGCTGAACGGACGGATTATGACAGTGAATTCTACCATAACTTAATGCATGATCTCGATGAACTTTCCCATCGTTACGAACTTATTGGGGGATATAATTATCAGGGCGAAACGGAAAAGATCCTTGCGGGCCTTGGATTTAAACAGGAAGATCTGCATAAAATGACAGATACGTTTTCCGGTGGCTGGAGAATGAGGATCGAACTGGCCAAATTATTGTTGCAGCATCATGATATTCTTCTGCTTGACGAGCCTACAAACCATCTGGATATAGAATCCATTATCTGGTTTGAAAACTTTTTAAAAGGATTTGGCGGGGCAATTATGATGGTCTCGCATGATAAGATGTTTCTTGATAATGTAACGAACCGGACCATTGAAATTTCACTGGGTCAGATCTATGATTACAAAAAGCCCTATTCCCAATACCTTTTGTTGAGGAGCGAAATCAAAGAAAAACAGCTACAGGCTCAGAAGAATCAGGAGAGGGAGATCAAACATACCGAACAACTCATTGAGAAATTCAGGGCCAAGGCGAATAAAGCTTCCATGGCTCAGTCACTGATAAAAAAGCTAAACAGGGTTGAAAGGATCGAAGTGGATGTTGAAGATAACGCTGTGATGAATGTCAGGTTCCCGATGTCAGTCACCCCGGGTAAAGTTGTGGTTGAGGCCTATGATGTTGCAAAGAATTACGGAGATAATCAAGTGCTGCAGGATGTCAATATGCTCTTGGAGAGAGGCAGTAAAATAGCGTTTGTAGGACAAAACGGCCAAGGCAAATCTACTTTGGCCAAGATCATGGTGGGGGAGATTGATTTTGACGGAGAATTGAAACTGGGCCATAATGTTCAGATTGGATATTTTGCCCAGAATCAGTCAGAGTACCTTGACGGGGAGTTAACCGTTCTTGAAACCATGGAGAATGAGGCAAATGATGGAAACCGGGTGAAGGTAAGAGACATGCTTGGTTCTTTTCTTTTCAGAGGTGATGAGGTTGAAAAAAAGGTAAAGGTACTTTCCGGAGGGGAGAGGAATCGGTTAGCACTTTGTAAAATGCTATTGCATCCTTTTAATGTTTTGATCATGGATGAACCGACAAATCACCTTGATATTGCCTCTAAGAATGTACTTAAAAATGCATTAAAACAATTTGAAGGAACACTGATACTCGTTTCTCATGACAGGGACTTTTTACAGGATCTTGCCTCAACCGTTTTTTCTTTTAGGGACGGCGGAATTAAGGAATACCTGGGGGATATAAATTATTTTCTCGAACAGCATGAACTTGAGGATATGAGAGCTGTGGAGATGAAAACGAAAAAAGAAAAGTCAGAAGAAGCCTCCACTGGAGGTAAACAGGATCACGAGCTGCAAAAGAAGAAGAAAAAGCTTCAGAATAAATTAGGCAAAATAGAAAAGGAAATTTCGGATCTGGAGAAAAAAATTATCGATGACGACGCTGAGATTTCAGAAAATTTTGATCTGCTTCAAGAGAATCCGGATTTTTTTGCCTCGTATCAGGAAAAGAAAGCAAAAGTTGAAAATCTGATGAATCTGTGGGAAGAAACGCAGGAACAGATTGACGCCCTTTAG
- a CDS encoding DUF983 domain-containing protein — translation MLKKGSKLYSVLHNKCPRCQEGKFFQSSASLTFKNNLKIHEKCSSCGLKYMIEPSFFYGAMYVSYALTVAMAVAIFVICYLFGLELIPTFISIVIVLLISNPFVMRISRLLYINMFVHYKKNGD, via the coding sequence ATGTTGAAAAAAGGCTCGAAACTTTACAGTGTTCTACATAATAAATGCCCTCGTTGCCAAGAAGGAAAATTCTTTCAGTCTTCAGCCTCGCTGACGTTTAAAAATAATTTGAAAATTCACGAAAAATGCAGTTCCTGCGGTTTGAAGTATATGATTGAACCATCATTTTTTTATGGAGCCATGTATGTTTCTTATGCTTTGACCGTGGCTATGGCCGTTGCTATCTTTGTTATTTGTTATCTTTTTGGCCTGGAATTGATACCTACATTTATCAGCATTGTAATTGTTCTGCTTATCTCGAACCCTTTTGTCATGAGAATTTCAAGGCTCTTGTACATCAACATGTTTGTACATTACAAAAAGAACGGTGATTAA
- a CDS encoding NAD(P)/FAD-dependent oxidoreductase encodes MENQIDYIIVGLGLAGLAFAEELVSQGKSFVVFEDNSQTSSQVAGGMYNPVILKRFTPVWNAQEQLAAAIPFYKFLEQKLSGLFDEPWPIYRTFKSIEEQNNWFIASDKPILQDYMEPELAEVEVDHIHAPFKAGRLKHTGRIRVKELLNAYRDQLRSENWLREEPFRYERIITWKDHIEYGELKTRKIVFCEGNGIKKNPFFKNLPLKGTKGELITIHAPDLNLKYVLKSAVFIMPLGGDRYKVGATFNWKDKTNAPTTEGRAELEKKLKTVINCDYTVVGHEAGVRPTTGDRRPLLGVHPENNRLAVLNGLGTRGVMIAPLMAKKLYQLIENGRSLEKEIDISRFKSKP; translated from the coding sequence TTGGAAAATCAGATAGATTATATCATCGTTGGATTGGGACTGGCGGGTTTGGCCTTTGCAGAAGAACTGGTATCCCAGGGAAAATCCTTTGTGGTTTTTGAGGACAATTCACAGACTTCATCTCAGGTGGCAGGAGGTATGTATAATCCGGTCATCCTAAAGCGCTTCACCCCGGTCTGGAATGCACAGGAACAATTAGCGGCTGCCATTCCTTTTTACAAGTTTTTGGAACAAAAATTATCGGGCCTTTTTGATGAACCTTGGCCGATCTACCGAACGTTCAAAAGTATTGAGGAACAGAATAACTGGTTCATCGCTTCGGATAAACCCATACTGCAGGACTATATGGAGCCGGAACTTGCAGAAGTAGAAGTTGACCATATTCATGCTCCTTTCAAGGCGGGGAGATTAAAACATACAGGCCGGATCAGGGTAAAGGAGTTGTTAAATGCATACAGGGACCAATTGAGGTCTGAAAATTGGCTGAGGGAGGAACCCTTTAGGTATGAAAGAATTATAACCTGGAAGGATCATATCGAATACGGGGAGTTGAAAACCCGAAAAATTGTTTTCTGTGAAGGAAATGGAATAAAGAAAAATCCTTTTTTTAAGAATTTGCCATTGAAAGGCACCAAGGGAGAGTTGATCACGATTCACGCACCTGATTTAAACTTGAAGTATGTGCTTAAATCTGCCGTATTTATTATGCCTTTGGGAGGAGACAGATATAAAGTGGGAGCCACATTTAACTGGAAAGATAAGACAAATGCGCCCACAACTGAGGGCAGGGCTGAATTGGAAAAAAAGCTGAAAACAGTTATCAATTGTGATTACACTGTGGTTGGTCATGAGGCAGGCGTTAGGCCGACAACCGGAGACAGGAGGCCATTGCTTGGCGTTCATCCTGAAAATAACAGGTTGGCCGTATTAAACGGCCTGGGTACAAGAGGTGTAATGATCGCCCCCCTAATGGCCAAAAAATTATATCAGTTAATTGAAAACGGACGGTCCCTTGAAAAAGAAATAGATATCAGCCGGTTTAAATCAAAGCCTTGA